A window of Kiritimatiellaceae bacterium contains these coding sequences:
- a CDS encoding sulfatase-like hydrolase/transferase — protein sequence MAGVPAVLSASAQTVTQNHTAGTRPNILFILADDLGWGDPSCYGNLRFKTPSIDRLAKQGTLFTQFYQGGSVCSPSRATLLTGRWPSELGIHGHLALKEQKNADRGMPNFLSTQAETLPKLLQQAGYTTVHVGKWHLGRPPESGESLSVYGFGVAQWIDCISGTTNLWDLAERPRASRVLVDETISELNILKQAGSPFYCQLWLNDPHAALAPSEAQMKSFSKGVPPGFTSPFMVYAATVTEMDRQLGRLLNELDKLGLSQNTVVILTSDNGPEDITDAGASWSAAGSAGPLRGRKRSLYEGGTRVPFIVRWPQGGAPAGQVNTQTVVSGADLLPTICELANAAIPGKEQLLLRGQSVVPALKGDKTFLRTVPLMWEWRDAVYNRPLNGSPILAIRDGKWKLLMNPDSNRIELYDMESDPSEQSNLVANQPEIAVRLSKKVLAWQQTLPAGPLEKNAGKNDYPWPQEAP from the coding sequence ATGGCGGGGGTCCCAGCGGTGCTTTCTGCCAGTGCGCAAACCGTCACGCAGAACCATACCGCAGGCACCCGCCCCAATATTCTGTTCATTCTCGCCGACGATTTGGGGTGGGGTGATCCGAGTTGTTACGGAAATCTAAGATTCAAGACGCCCTCAATTGATCGGTTAGCGAAGCAGGGAACTCTGTTCACGCAGTTTTATCAGGGAGGGTCAGTATGCTCGCCCTCGCGGGCGACACTGCTCACCGGTCGCTGGCCGTCGGAATTAGGGATCCACGGGCATTTGGCGCTGAAAGAGCAGAAGAATGCGGATCGAGGCATGCCGAATTTTCTGAGTACTCAGGCGGAGACTTTGCCGAAACTGCTGCAACAGGCGGGGTATACGACGGTGCATGTGGGTAAGTGGCATTTGGGACGCCCGCCGGAGTCGGGCGAATCACTTTCTGTGTACGGGTTTGGCGTTGCACAATGGATTGATTGCATAAGCGGAACGACCAATCTTTGGGATCTTGCTGAGCGACCCCGTGCATCCCGCGTGCTGGTCGATGAGACGATTTCAGAGTTAAACATTCTCAAGCAAGCAGGATCGCCGTTTTACTGTCAGCTTTGGCTCAACGATCCGCATGCGGCGCTGGCACCTTCGGAAGCGCAGATGAAATCGTTCAGTAAAGGTGTGCCGCCCGGATTTACATCACCGTTCATGGTTTATGCTGCTACAGTAACTGAAATGGATCGCCAGCTCGGGCGGTTGCTGAATGAATTGGATAAACTGGGGCTGTCACAGAACACCGTCGTAATCTTGACTTCGGATAACGGGCCAGAGGATATAACTGATGCTGGTGCATCTTGGTCGGCGGCCGGAAGTGCCGGACCTTTGCGCGGACGTAAGCGCAGTTTGTATGAGGGCGGGACACGTGTGCCGTTTATAGTGCGCTGGCCGCAAGGAGGCGCACCAGCCGGACAGGTCAACACGCAAACCGTGGTAAGCGGTGCAGATTTGCTGCCAACGATCTGTGAACTTGCGAACGCGGCGATTCCGGGAAAAGAACAGCTGCTTTTGCGCGGACAGAGTGTCGTGCCCGCACTTAAAGGTGATAAAACCTTTCTCCGCACCGTACCTCTGATGTGGGAGTGGCGTGATGCTGTATATAATCGCCCGTTAAATGGCAGTCCGATTTTGGCGATTCGCGACGGGAAGTGGAAGCTGCTGATGAATCCGGACAGCAATCGGATCGAACTTTACGACATGGAGAGTGATCCCAGTGAGCAGAGTAATTTAGTAGCGAATCAGCCGGAGATTGCAGTGCGGCTTAGCAAAAAGGTGCTTGCGTGGCAGCAGACTCTTCCGGCGGGTCCGCTCGAAAAAAATGCGGGAAAGAATGACTATCCGTGGCCGCAGGAGGCGCCCTAA
- a CDS encoding sulfatase-like hydrolase/transferase — MRRFKIGLFLWAGLLCRAETKEADARPNILMIISDDQGYGDFSCFGNPILKTPNLDRLKEQSVYVKTLITTPLCSPTRACVMTGRFCYRTGVWDTYLGRQSMASDEITLAEMLKAAGYRTALFGKWHLGDAHPFRPENQGFQEVWFDNNQRFDGTFCYSGPDGRRDVPIKGFQDDAIFDRAIDYVTRTNNQPFFMYVASKLPHDIEGPMVPEENRLKYLEAVRATPCLGDGDAEVYGMVDRLDSNIGRLLDALDRSGKKDQTLVVFFSDNGAMRNNPKLKYGDRYNCGLRGKKGTIYNGGIVSPMFVRYPRELKAGTVVEAPVCVMDLFPTLADYSGGSLPADRVLDGVNIRSLLQGQADSIGERTICMQQDRRPAVEGDKPRRWNNGCIWQGNWKLVDGKELYRMDTDREEKNDLSAEFPERVAALRKAYSLWFDEVSSERGFGPLPYEVSSEKLVLENGAHPPGGWRMFAPEDVTCKISLREGEPYRKPDGLCRMYMDGKLIFEQAVDAAKGIDIPPVVFKKGDHRFDVFIEVVPSVSKVGYGLVNPGFIYLDIEPLKK, encoded by the coding sequence ATGAGAAGGTTTAAAATAGGGTTGTTTTTATGGGCGGGTCTTTTGTGCCGGGCGGAAACGAAGGAGGCAGATGCGCGGCCAAATATTCTAATGATTATTTCGGACGATCAAGGCTATGGCGACTTCAGTTGCTTTGGAAATCCGATTCTTAAAACTCCCAATCTTGATCGGCTGAAGGAACAAAGCGTATATGTGAAAACCCTCATTACCACTCCGCTTTGTTCGCCGACGCGGGCCTGTGTAATGACTGGGCGGTTTTGTTATCGAACCGGCGTTTGGGATACCTATCTGGGTCGCCAGTCTATGGCCAGCGACGAAATAACACTGGCGGAAATGTTGAAGGCCGCCGGTTACCGGACTGCTTTATTCGGGAAATGGCATTTGGGAGATGCACATCCATTTCGCCCTGAAAATCAAGGATTTCAAGAGGTTTGGTTTGATAATAACCAGCGGTTTGACGGAACGTTTTGTTATTCCGGTCCGGATGGGAGACGGGATGTTCCGATCAAGGGATTTCAGGACGATGCCATTTTTGACCGGGCGATTGATTATGTGACCCGTACGAACAATCAGCCGTTTTTTATGTATGTAGCATCTAAGCTGCCGCACGACATCGAAGGGCCGATGGTGCCAGAGGAGAACCGTCTGAAATATCTGGAGGCGGTTCGCGCCACCCCGTGTCTCGGTGATGGGGATGCAGAAGTATACGGCATGGTGGATCGGTTGGATTCTAATATCGGGCGCCTGCTGGATGCACTGGATCGGTCCGGCAAGAAAGATCAGACCCTTGTGGTTTTCTTTTCCGACAACGGAGCCATGCGGAACAATCCGAAACTCAAATACGGGGACCGATACAATTGCGGTCTGCGCGGGAAAAAAGGAACCATTTATAATGGAGGAATCGTCTCTCCGATGTTTGTCCGGTATCCGCGCGAACTTAAGGCCGGTACGGTTGTAGAAGCGCCTGTTTGCGTCATGGATTTGTTCCCTACGCTGGCGGATTATTCCGGCGGAAGTCTGCCGGCAGACCGGGTTCTGGATGGAGTTAATATTCGCAGCTTGCTTCAGGGGCAGGCTGATTCAATCGGTGAGCGGACCATCTGTATGCAACAGGATCGCCGGCCTGCCGTCGAAGGCGATAAACCCAGACGCTGGAACAACGGTTGCATTTGGCAGGGGAATTGGAAGCTTGTTGACGGTAAAGAGCTCTACCGTATGGATACCGACCGGGAGGAAAAAAATGACCTCTCGGCAGAATTTCCCGAACGGGTTGCCGCTCTGCGCAAAGCATATTCCCTTTGGTTCGATGAAGTAAGCAGTGAACGGGGTTTCGGCCCGTTACCGTACGAGGTCTCATCGGAAAAACTGGTGTTGGAAAATGGTGCGCACCCGCCTGGCGGCTGGCGCATGTTTGCGCCGGAGGATGTCACCTGCAAGATCAGTCTGCGCGAAGGGGAGCCGTATCGGAAACCGGACGGACTATGCCGGATGTATATGGATGGCAAGCTGATTTTCGAACAAGCGGTGGATGCCGCTAAGGGGATCGATATTCCACCCGTTGTTTTCAAGAAGGGCGACCACCGGTTCGATGTATTCATCGAGGTCGTTCCTTCTGTAAGTAAGGTTGGATACGGCTTGGTGAATCCAGGTTTTATTTATTTAGATATCGAGCCCCTGAAAAAATAG
- a CDS encoding sulfatase-like hydrolase/transferase, whose protein sequence is MAIGLPTLLPASAQAVVQNTNTDTRPNVLFILADDWGWGDLSCHGHPVLKTPNLDRFAREGTDFFQFNVNSPICSPSRAAFITGQFPGRFFIQHALDAKKSRRYPAPDWLDVNAVMLPRLFKEAGYATAHYGKWHLASADAPSAPPVTQYGYDDACIWSSRNGPQIVDLGEEYWPEEYRKTRGKGLPSVGIRSEMAVRKTMEFISKNKGQPFFVNLHIREGHAPFDPLPSYRAPYKEIPEPEQTYYASLGNADRFLGELFKFLDDNGLRTNTIVIFTSDNGPEVMVPNPKDDRFGSRGETGGFKGRKRSLFEGGVRVPFFIRWPGKVPADYVNRNTLLTAVDMLPTLCAAAGISLPKGYVSDGENLLPALEGKEILRTKPVFDSVLYTDIVNFKGIEIPWKATLDAKWQPHDWANLSIRDGAMKLVYEYATGRTELYDLIKDPYEIKNIAEQYPEITADLLKRLKAWGDALPRTPAPDCLDPAHENGDGEKQ, encoded by the coding sequence GTGGCTATTGGTCTTCCGACGCTGCTCCCCGCCAGCGCGCAAGCCGTTGTGCAGAATACAAATACGGATACTCGCCCCAACGTCCTGTTTATTCTCGCCGACGACTGGGGGTGGGGGGATCTTTCCTGTCACGGACATCCGGTGTTGAAGACCCCGAATCTGGATCGTTTTGCGCGCGAGGGGACGGATTTTTTCCAGTTTAATGTGAACAGCCCGATCTGTTCACCGAGCCGGGCGGCCTTTATCACCGGGCAGTTCCCCGGTCGTTTTTTCATACAGCATGCGTTGGATGCGAAAAAGAGCAGGAGATATCCCGCGCCGGACTGGCTGGATGTCAATGCGGTGATGCTGCCCCGGCTCTTCAAGGAAGCCGGTTACGCAACGGCACACTATGGCAAGTGGCATCTTGCAAGTGCAGACGCGCCTTCTGCGCCGCCTGTAACTCAATATGGGTATGATGACGCATGTATATGGAGCAGTCGTAATGGTCCGCAGATCGTTGATCTGGGAGAGGAATACTGGCCGGAAGAATATCGGAAAACACGGGGGAAAGGGCTTCCTTCCGTGGGAATCCGCAGTGAGATGGCGGTTCGCAAAACAATGGAGTTCATCAGTAAAAATAAAGGGCAGCCGTTTTTTGTAAATCTGCATATCCGTGAGGGACATGCTCCGTTTGATCCGCTTCCATCATATCGGGCGCCCTATAAGGAGATTCCTGAGCCGGAGCAAACTTATTATGCATCGCTGGGCAATGCAGATCGATTTCTGGGAGAGCTGTTTAAATTTTTAGATGACAACGGATTGCGCACCAACACGATTGTCATTTTCACGAGTGATAACGGACCGGAAGTTATGGTGCCGAATCCGAAAGATGACCGTTTCGGTTCGCGCGGCGAAACGGGAGGGTTCAAAGGGCGTAAACGCAGTTTATTTGAAGGCGGCGTGAGAGTTCCGTTTTTCATCCGCTGGCCGGGGAAGGTTCCGGCGGACTACGTAAACCGCAACACGTTGCTTACGGCAGTGGACATGCTTCCGACTCTTTGTGCCGCGGCCGGGATATCGTTGCCGAAAGGGTATGTTTCTGATGGGGAAAATCTCCTGCCGGCTCTTGAAGGGAAAGAGATTCTGCGCACAAAGCCCGTTTTTGACAGCGTTCTTTATACGGATATCGTTAATTTTAAGGGAATAGAAATCCCGTGGAAAGCCACGCTGGATGCAAAGTGGCAACCTCATGACTGGGCGAACTTATCAATCCGGGACGGAGCCATGAAGCTTGTCTATGAGTACGCTACCGGACGCACGGAGCTGTATGATCTCATCAAAGATCCTTATGAGATAAAAAATATTGCTGAACAGTATCCGGAAATAACAGCCGATCTTCTTAAACGGCTGAAAGCATGGGGAGATGCTTTACCAAGAACGCCTGCGCCGGATTGTCTGGATCCAGCCCATGAAAATGGAGATGGAGAGAAGCAATAG